The Planctomycetota bacterium genome window below encodes:
- a CDS encoding carbohydrate binding domain-containing protein: MKTIFLWMACLIIALINIAHAVPVAPNETGYTAEVLSVTADKQNNNDVLKIKLKIISLTAQPDVKPPQEEMEAVLYLKSFKPADIPELKADDIVNVVISRWGDERGQSYHIMGLKLIGNKYRMLIKQLGDKDFEKRQQAQNELVKFGKSIEPILKEYINDPDTEIKSRVNAILEEFKWQGWGPENKGLRCLVASDKTSYTMDEPVNITCKIANLLNKPQNLNANSLHIMGLNTKAFVRFSLNDKNGKEFQFKGEGYEDNKTHVLEIAALETKAIFTTELKKWFDITAAGEYTFKAEFMLDYTNVQVASNPLAIILAEKKAIDEEGINKLIKQLGDNEWEIREKATRELIVVCGQIGESSIAILKSLLEKADDPEVKMRLKLVLSELNGCFGNLLANPSFEDELKGWKIVDNWNNSKIKLVKAEKGEAPDGDYYIEMWHDPAMGDKAWSSSWSSCGQEIRSKLKPDTFYEIKFSYKTGHNFGFRVTISDEAMVMHSTDIIAIGKLLPDGKWHEVTGTVKFTKEQLEYEPFFTFIYDYSTPGTIWFDKLSFKKALVPVEEKK; encoded by the coding sequence CCGTTCCTGTTGCGCCTAATGAGACAGGCTACACGGCTGAAGTATTGAGCGTGACTGCTGATAAGCAAAACAATAATGATGTCCTCAAAATAAAGCTGAAAATCATCTCCCTTACAGCCCAGCCGGATGTGAAACCTCCTCAAGAGGAAATGGAAGCGGTTTTATACTTGAAAAGCTTTAAGCCTGCCGATATCCCGGAGCTTAAAGCGGACGATATTGTTAATGTCGTGATAAGCCGATGGGGTGATGAGCGCGGACAATCCTACCACATTATGGGGTTAAAATTAATCGGGAATAAATACCGGATGTTAATCAAACAATTGGGTGATAAGGATTTCGAAAAACGACAACAGGCCCAAAACGAGCTTGTTAAGTTCGGAAAATCTATAGAGCCAATACTCAAAGAATATATCAACGATCCTGATACGGAAATAAAATCACGCGTCAACGCCATTCTGGAGGAATTCAAATGGCAGGGATGGGGACCGGAGAATAAAGGACTGCGCTGCCTGGTGGCCAGCGATAAGACATCATATACTATGGATGAGCCTGTTAATATTACCTGTAAAATTGCTAATCTTTTAAATAAACCGCAAAACCTCAATGCAAACAGCTTACATATAATGGGATTGAATACAAAAGCATTTGTAAGGTTCAGTTTGAATGATAAAAATGGAAAAGAGTTTCAATTTAAAGGCGAAGGATATGAGGATAATAAAACTCATGTATTAGAAATTGCCGCCCTTGAAACCAAAGCCATCTTCACGACTGAACTTAAAAAATGGTTTGATATCACCGCAGCAGGGGAATATACGTTCAAAGCGGAATTCATGCTTGACTATACTAATGTCCAGGTGGCATCCAACCCATTAGCGATAATTCTCGCCGAAAAGAAAGCGATTGACGAAGAAGGCATAAATAAACTCATCAAACAATTAGGCGATAACGAATGGGAGATAAGAGAAAAGGCGACACGAGAACTAATTGTGGTTTGCGGGCAGATAGGGGAGTCGTCAATCGCTATTCTTAAATCACTCCTTGAAAAGGCGGATGACCCGGAGGTAAAGATGAGATTAAAACTTGTCTTATCTGAACTGAACGGCTGTTTTGGAAATCTCCTTGCCAATCCTTCTTTTGAGGATGAATTAAAGGGTTGGAAAATAGTAGATAACTGGAATAACTCTAAAATTAAACTGGTGAAAGCGGAAAAAGGGGAAGCGCCTGACGGAGATTATTATATTGAAATGTGGCATGACCCGGCAATGGGGGATAAAGCCTGGTCTTCCAGTTGGTCATCCTGCGGGCAGGAAATCAGAAGCAAGTTAAAACCCGATACTTTTTATGAGATTAAATTCAGCTATAAAACAGGCCATAATTTTGGGTTCAGGGTTACTATTTCCGACGAAGCCATGGTAATGCACAGCACTGACATTATTGCTATCGGCAAATTGTTGCCGGATGGTAAATGGCATGAGGTAACCGGCACTGTTAAATTTACGAAGGAACAATTGGAATACGAGCCGTTTTTTACTTTTATTTATGACTATTCTACTCCCGGCACGATTTGGTTTGATAAATTGAGTTTTAAAAAGGCTCTTGTTCCGGTAGAAGAGAAAAAGTGA